The genomic interval AGTAATAACGATGCTACAGAAAGTAAGCAAAATAGTTTAACCTTGCTTCCAAGTATAGGTTACTTTGTAAAGAATAATCTGGCCTTGGGTTTAGGCATTGGTTATTCAAGGATAACAGAGCAGAACAGCGAAAAAACGCAGTACCTTTTAAATCAGAAAAATACGACTGACTATTTTATGATAAGTCCTTTTATCAGGCATTATGTAAATATATCTGATCGGTTCAAATTTTTCAGTCAGTTTTCTGTTCCAATGAAATGGGGAAATCTGGAGTCTGCAACAGGGACTACCAGCCCGGCTGTTAGTGTTGCACCTGCATCAAATTCTAAAACTACATCGATAGGGGTAAGTATAGAGCCTGGGTTTGCCTATTTTCCTACCAAAAGGATTGGCATACAACTTTCTTTAGATGGGCTATCTTATGCATGGAATAAAACCGAGAACAAGAATTCGAAGGCTGTGAATAAGGATAATGCTTTCAATTTAGGAACGAATTTCTTCGCGCCGAAAATTGGTATTCAATTTCATTTCTAGTCCTGAGTTATATCATTATGAAGAAAATAGTATTAATTTTTATTGGTTTAATATCAATATCAGTTAGCTGCATGGCGCAGACAGAAAAAGGAAAAATACTTTTAGGAGGATATGCTTATTTCAATAGCTACAAAGGTACCAGCATGACAGACAGAAATACTAACTTAGGAATCAATCCTGCGGTGGGAATTTTTGTGACGGATAATCTGGTCATAGGAACCGGATTAGGATATGTGCATACTGCTTATACCCAGAATTTGGTAGAGGGGGGAGAAATAGGATCTGTGCGAAGAAAAGCTTATGTTGTAAGCGTAAGCCCATTCGGGAGATATTATGTGGGTATCACACCGCAACTTAAATTTTTTGGTCAGCTGGAAGCAGCTGTAAACTGGCGGAATATAAAAGGTAATGAAGCAATGGGGGAAAAAGATTTGAAGAGTAATTTTTATAGCGCAACCTTATCTCCGGGATTTGCATTGTTTCCTTCTAAAAGAATCGGGATCGAACTGTCAATTACCGGATTTCAATATGCAAAACAGCATTGGAAAACTGAAGAGGCAACCTTAACTGATTTCAGATCTTTTAGTTTTGGAAGTGACTTCTTTAATCCCCGTTTAGGGATTCAATTCTATTTATAATTAACCGTTGCTTGTAAGAAGCAAAATAAAAATCCCCTGCGGAATGGAAGGTTTAACTTCTATTCTGCAGGGGATTTCTTAATTTATAGTGAAGCCTGGCCAACAGGCAACAGGTTAACCTAGTTCTTTACCATTTTAAGGAAAGTAGCCAGCCTGGCTTTCATCGCCCTGCGGTCTACAATAAAGTCAAGGAAGCCATGTTCCTGCACAAATTCAGCAGTCTGGAAACCTTTTGGTAAGTCTTTTTTGATCGTTTCTTTAATTACTCTCGGGCCTGCAAATCCAATCAGTGCACCTGGTTCTGCAATATTTATATCACCCAGCATCGCATAAGATGCGGTTACACCACCGGTAGTCGGATCAGTTAATAAAGAGATATAAGGAATTTTTGCCTGGTTAAGCAAAGCTAATTTAGCAGATGTTTTTGCCATTTGCATCAGTGAGAATGCGGCTTCCATCATTCTGGCCCCTCCTGATTTGGAGATCATCAGAAATGGAATTTTATGTTTGAT from Pedobacter sp. WC2423 carries:
- a CDS encoding outer membrane beta-barrel protein, producing the protein MKKILTLAMLSAFALAANAQTEKGKTIAGGSIGYSNSKSNNDATESKQNSLTLLPSIGYFVKNNLALGLGIGYSRITEQNSEKTQYLLNQKNTTDYFMISPFIRHYVNISDRFKFFSQFSVPMKWGNLESATGTTSPAVSVAPASNSKTTSIGVSIEPGFAYFPTKRIGIQLSLDGLSYAWNKTENKNSKAVNKDNAFNLGTNFFAPKIGIQFHF
- a CDS encoding porin family protein; its protein translation is MAQTEKGKILLGGYAYFNSYKGTSMTDRNTNLGINPAVGIFVTDNLVIGTGLGYVHTAYTQNLVEGGEIGSVRRKAYVVSVSPFGRYYVGITPQLKFFGQLEAAVNWRNIKGNEAMGEKDLKSNFYSATLSPGFALFPSKRIGIELSITGFQYAKQHWKTEEATLTDFRSFSFGSDFFNPRLGIQFYL